A window of Candidatus Paceibacterota bacterium genomic DNA:
ATGCGTTCTCTCGTGAACAATTTGATCACACACGAGCGCATGACGACAACAGAGGCAAAGGCAAAGGCACTTCGCCCAATTATGGAAAAGCTTGTTACTAAGGCACGCGGAGCAGATGTTGCGACAACTCGCGACATTGCTGCACGCCTTGGCAACAACAAGGTTACGACAACCAAACTCATCAAGGAGATCGCTCCAAAGTATGAGGGTCGTGCAGGTGGTTACACCCGCATTATTAAGCTTGGTGCACGTTCGGGTCGCGGCGATGCAAGTCCAATGGCGATGATTGAATTCGTATCATAATTGCGAAAGCACAAATAATATGGAATATACAATCGATGCTAAGGGCCTTGCTCTTGGTCGCGTCGCAAGTGACGTCGCAGTCATCCTTATGGGTAAGGACTCCGTTGACTTCGCGAAGAATGTCGTGCG
This region includes:
- the rplQ gene encoding 50S ribosomal protein L17, producing the protein MRHHNSVKKFGRQAGQRLALMRSLVNNLITHERMTTTEAKAKALRPIMEKLVTKARGADVATTRDIAARLGNNKVTTTKLIKEIAPKYEGRAGGYTRIIKLGARSGRGDASPMAMIEFVS